The genomic window NNNNNNNNNNNNNNNNNNNNNNNNNNNNNNNNNNNNNNNNNNNNNNNNNNNNNNNNNNNNNNNNNNNNNNNNNNNNNNNNNNNNNNNNNNNNNNNNNNNNNNNNNNNNNNNNNNNNNNNNNNNNNNNNNNNNNNNNNNNNNNNNNNNNNNNNNNNNNNNNNNNNNNNNNNNNNNNNNNNNNNNNNNNNNNNNNNNNNNNNNNNNNNNNNNNNNNNNNNNNNNNNNNNNNNNNNNNNNNNNNNNNNNNNNNNNNNNNNNNNNNNNNNNNNNNNNNNNNNNNNNNNNNNNNNNNNNNNNNNNNNNNNNNNNNNNNNNNNNNNNNNNNNNNNNNNNNNNNNNNNNNNNNNNNNNNNNNNNNNNNNNNNNNNNNNNNNNNNNNNNNNNNNNNNNNNNNNNNNNNNNNNNNNNNNNNNNNNNNNNNNNNNNNNNNNNNNNNNNNNNNNNNNNNNNNNNNNNNNNNNNNNNNNNNNNNNNNNNNNNNNNNNNNNNNNNNNNNNNNNNNNNNNNNNNNNNNNNNNNNNNNNNNNNNNNNNNNNNNNNNNNNNNNNNNNNNNNNNNNNNNNNNNNNNNNNNNNNNNNNNNNNNNNNNNNNNNNNNNNNNNNNNNNNNNNNNNNNNNNNNNNNNNNNNNNNNNNNNNNNNNNNNNNNNNNNNNNNNNNNNNNNNNNNNNNNNNNNNNAATattgagagttaatttttttcctttttttaataaaaagctATTTTGAATTGTTTTATTTAtacgttaaaaaaaataaaaagtaagcaATATTATCGTTTTTACCtttttttgttaaataaataTAAGTAAAGTTTTGCTTTTACACAAATCAAAAACTAGAGATGACATGAAGATTTAAATTGCCGAGACCTAGCTTGTCATTATTCAATTATGATGGTttaagaacaaaattaaaaatttttttatcacaTATTCTATTATTAACTCAACTTAATCAAGTTGAGGCGAGTAGAAACCCAAAGATGATTCAAATTATGCTTTAAATatctactaatttttttaaaaaataaaaataaaaatattactgATAGAAATACTTCTTCAATTTATAATTCCTACTTTATTTaagtcaaaataaaaaaaaaaactacttctCATACTAATATTTCAATTAATTAGTACTTAATCAGTTGTTTGACAAAACGAAAAGAGTGTATCTGGTAATAATTTTTGGGTGGCTAATTTCTAATCTTATTATTTTCATTATATGATTTTTACGTAAATAAAGTAAGATTTATTAAACGTTTTAACTTTCTAATCTTGCTACTTTAATTTCATTATACGAGAAAAATTTATTTAGGTATTTTCAAACATTTCAACTTATTGAGCATGTTCATATTTAGAACAAAATATATCTATTAGTTTGAATTCTTTTTTAAAGTCTTTGAGTGATGTGTATCATATATCAAGAATGTAGTAAAAAAAACTTTTCATACATTTTAAGATAAATAAACGGAAAATACTCACATAATGACATCTTTAtatgaaaataatattataaatttttaaatgattaATCAAACATatttagtcaaatatatcaaCTTATTTAATAGTGTATAATACTATCTTCATGTAAAGATGTCATTATAGGAATATCCACCTAAATAAACAACTTAGAATCTTATTCTAAGATCTTCCCTTTTTTTATACTCTTAAAAAGTTGGacttctaaatttctaattaatgAAATTCTCTATGTTcaccataaaaaattaaaaaaaaaataaatggatTTGATCTattcaattttttctttaatttatatttcattttttattttaatttactactttttttaattttttttattttagactaAAATGAGTCAAGAGACATGGCTATCACACGATCAAAAGAAGACTGAGTTTGTATTTAGAGTTTTATTGTCTACATCTTATTTTAGCGAAACATATATTATTTCTAACAACACATTCTTCTTTAATTACCCGCAGGTAGTGGATTAAAGAAAGACAAGAGGTCGCAACATATACACCCTGACCAGAAGCAGCAAGAACTCCAACAACGTCTATCAACACTTCCTCCCACGCCCGACATATTACTTTGTTCAACCAATCCGTCTAATCCAACATTTGATTCTGATTTTTCTTCCCTATATGCTGCAAATACACAATAATTCTTTTAAAAGTTCTTCACAAAGTAATAACTTAACAAATAATtaggattttttgaaattaaatcatCCATATCTAATTAAGCTTGAACTCAATATATCAAAGAAAACTACTTAAATAAAGACGCTTAGTTAATTGACCAATTGAATCGGTCTAAtattttagtaattaattaatttaaaataataaaatacaaaaaattatttttattaactgTACcaattgatcaaataaataattaagatAATTTTGCATTGAATCTGTTCGGTTGGTCGGGTACCGAACGGTTTGGTGGTGATTCAGGTGAGTTTCGTGAAAAAtagattaagtgaaaaataatagttAAGATGAGAGATTCGGGGTAAGTAAACTTGTGAGGAAAAACACTTCTATTAATGGCAAATAAGTAATACAAGAACTGATGGTGAGAAATAGAGGTGGAGAACAAGTGTTGAGACCTCCACTAATGTCACAAGAGGATGAATGAGCTTTGTTTAAAGTGGACAAGGTTGGTTAATGGTTGTCGagtgttttggtggaacaccaaaacGCCAGTTTTTACTCGTGAAGGTGATGAATGAAATAAAGAACAATGAAAGAAAATTTGGGTAGAGAAAAAAATGGGTTTTTTAGCGTCTCAGCTTTAGGAATAAGAAAGGTCTAGAAAAAAGGTGAAGGTGAGGGTGAAGGTGTTTAGAAAAGAAACTCTCAGAAGAGGATGAAGGTGAAAGTAAAGGATGAAAAGGGTTGTGAAGAAGAAGTTGATCAAGGTGAAAGTGAAAAGTGAGAGTGAAGGATGATTTACAGAGGTGGCTTGAGTTCCTTTTTATAGTGTAAAACCATGATGAAGAGAAAATCTATTGTCCAATGCTTTTAGTCTGACATTTGGTTTACTGCTCTTTCCAAAATATCTTTAGGTATTTGTATCACCTCAAGTCTTGTCAACTAAAAAGGTAGGAAGTTGATTCCCACACGTTAAACTAAAGCTCCTGACATGTGACATTAGTGAAGGGACATCTAGTTTGGTTTTCTTTCAACTAGATGACACCTTTACACTCTAAATCTAACCAATCCATTTCCACCAATATAGTTCCCACTGAAGAGAAATCCAACTCCTCAAAGTGTTCTTTTGGGTTCCATCCTTTTAGCCTAATACCTTTAGGAGAAATTTAACTCTTTTTTTACCATGTTTGTAGgtcattataaaaattaattatgtacaaaaaagatttatatttttagtacacaATCATAAGCCTCCATGCAGTCTTTGAGGGTACAAAGTATTCCCTCAAGCTGCATTAAACTTTTTTGTACTCAATAGaacaagaataatttaaaaaaatttttttttgggttaaCATATCATAACTCTAAAGAATCAAATCTcccctcttttatttatttttttgtcataatGAGATATGTATTTGTAAATATTATGATATTCAAATATAAATATTTCTGTATAATATGAATATAATTATGTACtcataaaaaaatgaataaaaaaatgttattgtgcaaatattttaaatattaataaaataaataaataaataaataagattagTAAATAAATATATTCATAATTTATTTGTATGTAcgtatgtatttatttttaaaagtagtgtatgtatatatacataatattattattatttatttatatatatatatatatatacgtatattttttttataaaaaaaagagtgatgatttaatttaatataataatttaatatataaggAAATAAGAAGGGGAGAAACTCTTAACCTTTTAATTGGACGCGTTTTAAATTTGAATACTTGGATTTGGAGAGACACATAAGAAGAGAGAACACCTGAAAGGGTAGGGGAGAGGGTGTTCCTCATCATTTCTGTTGGGCATTTTTTTACACAGCGCAGTATCATCACTACTATCACCACCATCATTCAAATCTTCTGTCTTCTTCAACAATTGGGAGTTTTTCTTTTAGGGCAAAGGACACTCCCACATTCAACTTCGCTCTGTTCTTTTTACTCTGTCGTCTTACTTGGTAAgacccttttttcttcttttcttgtttttgtctTAACCCCTCTTAGCCCCATGTATATTGGATTGCTAATTTTGGAATTAGCTATAGGGATTCTTTGATAAAGATCTTTCTCCTTACAACTTTGGATGTTATATCCTTATTTGTATAAGTTTTCAATGAAatcacaaataaaaaagaaattgaattaaaattatgAGCAATGTTCGTTTGTAACCATAAAtagatatttaaaaataaaaataatttattttaattaatttttttttgcaggGGAGTGTATGATTTTAAGAAAAGTAGTAGCCATTTTTTTCTGCCCTTTTTTTTAGGCCAAAAAAAAAGGAAGGTACCCATAACTTTCTTGCCCTATTTATGCTCGACTCTTTTTAGGAGTTTGGAGGGTGGGACACTTTACTTTTTTGAAACAGTTCCAAAAAAAGAAGGAAGGTACCCATAACTTTCTTGCCCTATTTATGCTCGACTCTTTTTAGGAGTTTGGAGGGTGGGACACTTCACTTTTTTGGAACTATTTTGTACTGTAAATTTCTTAAGATGCATCACTCACATTTTTTGAGTGTATGATTGCTAAAGCAGTTTTCTCATGTATTGCAGGATGCTTGCAgaataatataacataaacatTGGCTCTTGATAAAGAAGCCCTTTGGAATTAAAATTCTAACTTCTAAAACTGAAATTAGGCATAGTACTGTTTAACGTACTTGAAATTGATGGGACCAATGGTTGTTCCATGATCCGGGTCCAGCAAGATGCAGTGTTCGTTGGGGTGTACCTCAGAAACAATGTAAGGACCCTCCCATTTGGGAGTCCATTTTGGCAAAGACATCTTCCTTATTACTGCGTCTACTGATTTTTAGTACCAGATCTCCCTCTAGGAACACCCTGGGCCAAATGTGCTTGTCATAAGCTAATGCCAGTCTCCGGTGATATTCTTCCATCTTGCTTCCCACAACTTCTCTTTTTCCTTCCAACTCTTGCAACTCAACTTCACGATCCCTTGACTTTTAGAATACGCGTCAACTCCCTACAAGTAACTGGGTGTTCTCGTCTTCCTTCATATTCTCCAGATTCGCAAACAGATGTGGTGAGGGGGCTCTATACCTCGTTTGATCTCTAGCCATCACGTCGAAGTGTTCCTCCCCAGTGGAGTCGCCAGATGATTCGGGTGGGTTTCGTGAAAAAtagattaagtgaaaaataatagttAAGATGAGAGATTCGGGGTAAGTAAACTTGTGAGGAAAAACACTTCTATTAATGGCAAATAAGCAATACAAGAACTGATGGTGAGAAATAGAGGTGGAGAACAAGTGTTGAGACCTCCACTAATGTCACAAGAGGATGAATGAGCTTTGTTTAAAGTGGACAGGGGTGGGCTAAGGGTCGTCGAATGTTCTGGTGAAACACCCGATTACCAGTTTTTACTCGTGAAGGTGATGAATGAAATAAAGAACAATGAAAGGAAATTTGGGTAGAGGAAAAGATGGGTTTTTTAGCTTCTCAGCTTCAGGAATAAGAAAGGTCTA from Arachis ipaensis cultivar K30076 chromosome B09, Araip1.1, whole genome shotgun sequence includes these protein-coding regions:
- the LOC107618492 gene encoding uncharacterized protein LOC107618492; this encodes MASKYAIVILGLLALVVIVPSKIVARDFPQTFSTYEAGSGIAKDILVGGNPAHAPNQAYREEKSESNVGLDGLVEQSNMSGVGGSVDRRCWSSCCFWSGCICCDLLSFFNPLPAGN